The DNA region ACCGGCTGATCGACGTGCACTGTGACGAGATCGACGATGAGCAGTCGCGCTTCGTTGAAACCGTGGCGGCGCTGGCGCATCGCGATGGCAACGGGGCGCGGGTGACGGCCAGCCATACCACCGCGATGCACTCTTACAACGGGGCTTACACCTCGCGGCTGTTCCGGCTGCTGAAACTCTCCGGCATCAACTTTGTCGCTAACCCGCTGGTCAATATCCATCTGCAGGGGCGTTTTGACACCTACCCTAAACGGCGCGGCATCACGCGGGTAAAAGAGATGCTGGAGGCGGAAATTAACGTCTGCTTCGGTCACGACGATGTGTTTGACCCCTGGTATCCGCTGGGCACTGCCAGCATGCTGCAGGTGCTGCATATGGGGTTACATGTCTGTCAGCTGATGGGCTATGAGCAGATCAATGCGGGTCTGGACCTGATTACGCACCACAGCGCCAGAACGCTGCAGCTGCCGGATTACGGCATTGAGGTCGGCCATGACGCCAGCCTGGTGATTCTGCCTGCGGAGAGTGGTTTTGATGCGGTAAGAAGGCAGGTTCCGGTGCGCTATTCGCTGCGTCAGGGCAGGGTTGTGGCAGAGACGAAGCCGGCAGAGAGTGAGATTTACTGGCGGGAGCGGGAGCGCGTGGACTTCCGGCGTTAAACAGCAGGGCGGCGATATCCCGCCGCCCTGAAGAGATTAGTGCATGACGTGACCGTGAGAACGGTGACGGCTGACAAAGCCAAGCAGGGCACACATTACAAATACCACGGCGTAGAGGGCGTTCGCCGTCGCCAGGGCGGTGTGCACGCCACTCTTCTCCACGATAGGCGCCGTCACCACAAAGGTCAGCATGGTGCCGACGGTGCCGCAGGTCAGAATGAAGTTCACCAGCTTCGGTGAGGCCACTCTGGTCTGCAGTGAACCCAGGGTGATGATGGTGGTGTAGATGGCGCTGGAGCTGAAGCCCAGAATCATGATGATCCATTTCAGCATTCCGGCATCGCTGCTGCTGACGAACCAGTACATCAGCAGGGTCGCCAGACCCGCCAGCACCATCAGAATGCGTTGCAGGTCGAAGAAACGCAGCAGGAAGCTGAAGGCCCACATGCCGACCATGTACGCGGTCCAGAAGCTGCCGACCAGCTGCCCGGCATCATCGATATTCATGCCCATGACTTTGGTGGCATATTCCGGCACCCAGGAGATGAAACCGAGCTGGCCCAGAATGTAGCAGAGTGCCGCCACCGCCAGCAGCAGGACGCCCACACCCCATTTTTCCTTCTCAACCGTCGGGCTGTTCTCAGGCTTACGCAGCACCGGGAACTCCACGAACAGCGTCATGATGAAGATGGCGACGTAGATAAAGCCGATGCAGACATAGACCCAGTACCAGGGCAGCTGACGCGCCAGCAGAATGCCTGCCAGCACCGGAAACAGCGTGCCCGCCATGCTGAAGAAGGAGTCGGTAAACAGCAGGCGGGAACCGCGCTGACGGCCTTCATACATATGGGTGATCAGGAAGGTCCCGATCGACATGGTGATGCCGCTGACCACGCCCAGCACGAACATACAGAGCGAAAAGACCGTCAGATCGCGACTGGTCATCAGGCCGATTATCGCCAGGACCATCAGGACGAAGCCAAAAATCAGCTGGCGCTTCAGCGGCACGATGACCATCAGCCAGGCGTTGAGGAAAACGGCCGCCAGGATGCCGCTGTTCAGGAAGGTGAAGGTGTTACTCATGCTGGAGATGGGGATCTGGAAATCTTTGGCGATATCGCCCATCACCATACCGGTAACGATCACCAGCGCGCCGGTCAGCGCGTAGGAGAAGAAGCTTATCCAGGTGAGGCCAATACGATTACGGTTTGTCATGTTCTGAACCTGTTGAGAACCGGGTGGCAAAAAGTGTCAGAAAGTGTAAACGGAACTGTGATCTTAATAAACAAGCAGTGAAACATGAGATCCATATTTCACGCGTTGTGTGATTTTAATCACGCTGATGCGCCGGTTTATCGTTTGCTTCCCACTTTTACCGCCACAGCGTAAATATAGGTAAAACGCTGGCTCCTGGAATAGAGTCTCTTTACAATCAATCACGTTTTTGTGCCCGCTCTCCCAGGTAAGGAATCTTTCATGTTTAAACGTACTTTAGCAGCGGCCTTCACCCTGTTAGCGCTCTCTTCCGTTTCTGTCCAGGCGCTGGCCGCAAAAGGTGACACCCACGTTCTGCTCACCACCTCCGCCGGCAATATCGAACTCGAACTGAATAACCAGAAAGCGCCGGTCTCCGTGAAAAACTTCGTTGATTACGTGAACAGCGGTTTCTATAACAACACCATTTTTCATCGCGTGATCCCGGGCTTTATGGTGCAGGGTGGGGGATTCACCACCGATATGCAGCAGAAGCAGACCAACGCGCCGATCAAAAACGAAGCTGACAATGGCCTGCGTAACCTGCGTGGCACCATCTCGATGGCGCGTACCGCCGACAAAGACAGCGCGACCAGCCAGTTCTTCCTGAACGTGGCGGACAATGCGTTCCTCGACCACGGACAGCGTGATTTTGGCTATGCCGTGTTTGGTAAGATCGTGAAAGGTCAGGATGTGGTAGAAAAAATTTCGCAGGTGCCAACCAAAGATGTTGGCCCTTACCAGAATGTCCCGTCCAAACCGGTTGTCATTCTCTCCGCCAAAGTCCTGCCTTAAGCCTCCCTGTTGCCCTCTCCGGAGGGCGACAGCCTGCCGCCTCCGGCAAAGCCAGAATTTGCTCTTATACTTAGGGCAAAAAACCTGAGCAGGAGGCGGTATGGCGAACAGACTCACCGAAAAACAGAAAGTCACCCTGTGGCAGCAGCGGCGTAGCGCCAGCTATCAGGCCAGTTGCCGTCTGGAGGGCTTTGCACCGAATGAAACCAGCGTTAACAGCGATGATGCGGCGGCACGCCTGGCGTCCCTGA from Pantoea deleyi includes:
- a CDS encoding YhfG family protein, with amino-acid sequence MANRLTEKQKVTLWQQRRSASYQASCRLEGFAPNETSVNSDDAAARLASLRRQYGL
- the ppiA gene encoding peptidylprolyl isomerase A codes for the protein MFKRTLAAAFTLLALSSVSVQALAAKGDTHVLLTTSAGNIELELNNQKAPVSVKNFVDYVNSGFYNNTIFHRVIPGFMVQGGGFTTDMQQKQTNAPIKNEADNGLRNLRGTISMARTADKDSATSQFFLNVADNAFLDHGQRDFGYAVFGKIVKGQDVVEKISQVPTKDVGPYQNVPSKPVVILSAKVLP
- the tsgA gene encoding MFS transporter TsgA → MTNRNRIGLTWISFFSYALTGALVIVTGMVMGDIAKDFQIPISSMSNTFTFLNSGILAAVFLNAWLMVIVPLKRQLIFGFVLMVLAIIGLMTSRDLTVFSLCMFVLGVVSGITMSIGTFLITHMYEGRQRGSRLLFTDSFFSMAGTLFPVLAGILLARQLPWYWVYVCIGFIYVAIFIMTLFVEFPVLRKPENSPTVEKEKWGVGVLLLAVAALCYILGQLGFISWVPEYATKVMGMNIDDAGQLVGSFWTAYMVGMWAFSFLLRFFDLQRILMVLAGLATLLMYWFVSSSDAGMLKWIIMILGFSSSAIYTTIITLGSLQTRVASPKLVNFILTCGTVGTMLTFVVTAPIVEKSGVHTALATANALYAVVFVMCALLGFVSRHRSHGHVMH
- a CDS encoding cytosine deaminase: MQSPGRINNVRLPGQDGLWQIDIADGKIARLSAQPQPLPATDQALDGEGGLACAPFVEPHIHLDTTQTAGEPAWNQSGTLFEGIERWAERKALLSHEDVKQRALQTLKWQIANGIQFVRTHVDVSDPSLTALKAMLKLKAEMAPWITIQIVAFPQEGILSYPNGEALLEEALRLGADGVGAIPHFEFTREYGVESLHKTFALANRYDRLIDVHCDEIDDEQSRFVETVAALAHRDGNGARVTASHTTAMHSYNGAYTSRLFRLLKLSGINFVANPLVNIHLQGRFDTYPKRRGITRVKEMLEAEINVCFGHDDVFDPWYPLGTASMLQVLHMGLHVCQLMGYEQINAGLDLITHHSARTLQLPDYGIEVGHDASLVILPAESGFDAVRRQVPVRYSLRQGRVVAETKPAESEIYWRERERVDFRR